One window from the genome of Diospyros lotus cultivar Yz01 chromosome 11, ASM1463336v1, whole genome shotgun sequence encodes:
- the LOC127813770 gene encoding uncharacterized protein LOC127813770 isoform X2 encodes MTFEFGRTHVVRPRGTHQATIVWLHGLGDNGSSWSQLLETLPLPNIKWICPTAPTRRVAMFGGRFPCTAWFDVGEISEDAPEDLEGLDASAMHVANLLSTEPPDIKLGVGGFSMGAATALYSATCHVFRCYGNGNPYPINLSAVVGLSGWLPCSRTLRNRLGGSHDAVRHAAALPILLCHGLDDEVVSYDHGEKSARALSSAGFQNLTFRTYSRLAHYTIPEETNEVCNWLTTTLGLEGSE; translated from the exons ATGACATTTGAGTTTGGAAGGACCCATGTAGTCAGGCCTAGAGGCACGCACCAAGCTACTATAGTTTGGCTACACGGCCTTGGCGATAACGGATCAAG ttGGTCCCAGCTCTTGGAAACTCTACCCCTTCCAAAT ATTAAGTGGATCTGCCCGACAGCTCCTACTCGACGAGTAGCTATGTTTGGTGGCAGATTTCCTTGCACTGCTT GGTTTGATGTAGGAGAAATTTCAGAAGATGCTCCTGAAGATTTGGAGGGATTAGATGCTTCAGCAATGCATGTTGCAAATCTCTTGTCGACAGAACCTCCTGACA TTAAATTAGGTGTTGGGGGATTCAGTATGGGTGCTGCAACTGCCTTATACTCTGCAACATGCCATGTTTTCAGATGCTATGGAAATGGAAACCCCTACCCTATCAATCTAAGTGCAGTTGTTGGTCTCAGCGGCTGGCTTCCATGTTCAAG GACTTTGAGGAACAGGCTGGGAGGGTCACATGATGCTGTAAGACATGCAGCGGCCTTGCCCATTTTGCTCTGTCATGGCTTAG ATGATGAAGTGGTGTCGTATGACCATGGAGAGAAATCTGCGCGAGCCTTAAGTTCAGCTGGATTCCAAAACCTGACATTCAGAACCTACAGCAG GCTAGCTCATTACACAATTCCTGAAGAGACCAACGAAGTTTGCAACTGGCTGACCACGACGTTAGGGCTCGAGGGGTCAGAGTAG
- the LOC127812834 gene encoding uncharacterized protein LOC127812834, with translation MNDLDRQRSLNMLYAAPRTLRHQLETVETMTSVRIGDAIFQCLSEAESDTDEVQQQALQTLASVTKVSPQNRNLVAQTDGAISTLINLSKSSSPNVQFLSLSILFNLSLNPNLKQSLADMETISHLNSMILSSASLELSKLATSLICSLAMLDKNKAKFGVAGTIETLVEAVSGPRCPASHYLLSSLAELVQFHGNCTLAVRSGAVEVLLQIVENCEGEDLAGTSLAILCLLARFEEGLTALRKTPQVVSSMLEVLQGRCSFSKEGAAEILIRLFDESDECVRDALSLPEFTSVLADLSVRGSVRAREKAVLLMKKMVRVDYDSHGDGNTLLLQW, from the coding sequence ATGAATGATCTTGATAGACAACGCAGTTTAAACATGCTATATGCTGCTCCTAGAACCCTTAGGCATCAGTTAGAGACGGTTGAAACCATGACATCTGTTCGGATTGGTGATGCTATCTTTCAGTGTCTCTCCGAGGCTGAGTCCGACACTGATGAAGTTCAACAGCAAGCCCTCCAAACCCTAGCTTCCGTCACCAAAGTCAGTCCCCAGAACAGGAACTTGGTTGCACAAACAGATGGAGCCATCTCTACCCTTATCAACCTATCCAAATCATCATCCCCCAACGTTCAATTTCTGTCCCTGTCCATTCTTTTCAATCTCTCCCTCAACCCTAATCTCAAGCAGTCTCTTGCAGATATGGAAACCATATCACACCTCAATTCTATGATTCTCTCCTCGGCTTCCCTTGAATTGAGCAAATTAGCAACTTCCCTGATATGCAGCTTGGCGATGCTAGATAAGAATAAGGCCAAGTTTGGGGTAGCAGGTACCATTGAGACACTTGTGGAGGCAGTTTCAGGGCCTCGCTGCCCTGCCTCCCACTACCTGCTTAGTTCTTTGGCGGAGCTTGTCCAGTTCCATGGAAACTGCACACTCGCTGTCCGTTCTGGAGCTGTTGAGGTGCTTCTGCAGATTGTGGAAAACTGTGAAGGTGAGGACCTAGCCGGGACTTCTTTGGCTATCCTCTGTCTCCTTGCCAGGTTTGAAGAAGGATTGACTGCCCTTAGGAAGACACCTCAGGTTGTAAGTTCAATGCTGGAAGTGTTGCAAGGGAGATGCAGTTTCAGCAAGGAAGGTGCTGCTGAAATACTTATCCGCTTGTTTGATGAAAGCGACGAGTGTGTGAGGGATGCTCTGAGCCTGCCCGAATTCACCTCTGTTCTTGCAGACCTCTCGGTTAGAGGGTCAGTGAGAGCTCGAGAGAAGGCTGTTTTGCTGATGAAGAAGATGGTACGGGTTGACTATGATTCTCATGGTGACGGGAATACTTTGCTTCTGCAATGGTAG
- the LOC127813770 gene encoding uncharacterized protein LOC127813770 isoform X1 — translation MTFEFGRTHVVRPRGTHQATIVWLHGLGDNGSSWSQLLETLPLPNIKWICPTAPTRRVAMFGGRFPCTAWFDVGEISEDAPEDLEGLDASAMHVANLLSTEPPDSRFLLCSFLGTHILKELNIRLRFQYSKSEKWGTKSFEGFVKLGVGGFSMGAATALYSATCHVFRCYGNGNPYPINLSAVVGLSGWLPCSRTLRNRLGGSHDAVRHAAALPILLCHGLDDEVVSYDHGEKSARALSSAGFQNLTFRTYSRLAHYTIPEETNEVCNWLTTTLGLEGSE, via the exons ATGACATTTGAGTTTGGAAGGACCCATGTAGTCAGGCCTAGAGGCACGCACCAAGCTACTATAGTTTGGCTACACGGCCTTGGCGATAACGGATCAAG ttGGTCCCAGCTCTTGGAAACTCTACCCCTTCCAAAT ATTAAGTGGATCTGCCCGACAGCTCCTACTCGACGAGTAGCTATGTTTGGTGGCAGATTTCCTTGCACTGCTT GGTTTGATGTAGGAGAAATTTCAGAAGATGCTCCTGAAGATTTGGAGGGATTAGATGCTTCAGCAATGCATGTTGCAAATCTCTTGTCGACAGAACCTCCTGACAGTAGGTTTCTCCTCTGTAGCTTTCTGGGCACACACATACTAAAAGAACTAAACATAAGATTGAGATTTCAATACTCGAAGAGCGAGAAATGGGGAACCAAATCTTTTGAAGGCTTTG TTAAATTAGGTGTTGGGGGATTCAGTATGGGTGCTGCAACTGCCTTATACTCTGCAACATGCCATGTTTTCAGATGCTATGGAAATGGAAACCCCTACCCTATCAATCTAAGTGCAGTTGTTGGTCTCAGCGGCTGGCTTCCATGTTCAAG GACTTTGAGGAACAGGCTGGGAGGGTCACATGATGCTGTAAGACATGCAGCGGCCTTGCCCATTTTGCTCTGTCATGGCTTAG ATGATGAAGTGGTGTCGTATGACCATGGAGAGAAATCTGCGCGAGCCTTAAGTTCAGCTGGATTCCAAAACCTGACATTCAGAACCTACAGCAG GCTAGCTCATTACACAATTCCTGAAGAGACCAACGAAGTTTGCAACTGGCTGACCACGACGTTAGGGCTCGAGGGGTCAGAGTAG